One window from the genome of Amaranthus tricolor cultivar Red isolate AtriRed21 chromosome 9, ASM2621246v1, whole genome shotgun sequence encodes:
- the LOC130824254 gene encoding uncharacterized protein LOC130824254, with translation MSFVSNPHKRMEDQNRENLVSSKSQKYILDYQDKELKNLRVFLTLACVDQSNPLKTCLSWFVFFLLCIIVPIVSHYILFCSTCDDADHLQPFDAIVQLSLSAISIVSFFSLTKFARRIGLRKFLFLDKLCDESERVRQGYTIQLQRAIKILCMFVVPCFLADTAYKIWWYVTGGYKIPHFGNIILSHSIACFLEQCSWLYRTSIFFLACVLYRVSCYLQLLRLNDFAQVFQLETDVTMVLMEHLRVRRTLRIISHRFRTFLLFTLLLVTASQFASLLVTTRSNSAVDIYTTGELALCSVTLVTGVCICLRSAAKITHKAQAITSLAAKWHVCATIDSFDAVVDGEVPLMSRSSSHLVFPYTTHSHSDEEEGDGEDDLDNTKMVPVIANTISYQRRQALVTYLENNRAGITVYGFMLDRSYLHTIFGVELSLVLWLLSKTIGIS, from the exons ATGAGCTTTGTATCAAATCCCCATAAAAGAATGGAAGATCAAAATAGAGAGAATCTAGTGTcatcaaaatcacaaaaatacATATTAGACTATCAagataaagaattaaaaaatctaaGAGTTTTTCTAACATTGGCATGTGTTGATCAATCAAACCCTTTAAAAACATGCctttcttggtttgtttttttcttattatgtaTAATAGTTCCAATTGTTTCTCATTATATACTGTTTTGTTCTACATGTGATGATGCTGATCATCTTCAACCTTTTGATGCCATTGTTCAACTTTCCCTTTCTGCTATATCTATTGTTTCCTTTTTTAGTCTTACTAAATTTGCAAGAAGAATTGGGCTTAGGAAATTCCTTTTTCTTGATAAGCTTTGTGACGAAAGTGAAAGAGTTAGACAGGGATACACTATTCAACTTCAG AGAGCAATCAAAATCCTGTGTATGTTTGTGGTACCATGTTTCCTAGCAGACACAGCCTATAAAATCTGGTGGTACGTCACAGGAGGATACAAAATCCCTCACTTTGGGAACATAATTTTAAGCCACAGTATAGCGTGCTTCTTAGAGCAATGTTCATGGCTTTATAGAACCTCCATATTTTTCCTAGCTTGTGTTCTCTATCGCGTTAGCTGCTATCTACAGCTTCTAAGGCTCAATGATTTTGCCCAAGTGTTTCAACTCGAAACTGATGTAACAATGGTTTTAATGGAGCATCTTCGTGTTAGAAGAACTCTTCGAATCATTAGCCATCGATTTCGAACCTTTCTTTTGTTCACATTATTGCTTGTTACCGCTAGCCAATTTGCTTCTTTGCTTGTTACTACAAGGTCTAATAGTGCTGTTGATATCTACACTACTGGAGAACTTGCG CTTTGCTCGGTGACCTTAGTGACTGGCGTGTGCATATGCCTAAGAAGTGCAGCAAAAATCACACATAAAGCTCAAGCCATTACCTCATTGGCGGCAAAATGGCATGTTTGTGCCACAATAGACTCATTTGATGCGGTTGTTGATGGTGAAGTTCCCTTGATGAGTCGATCATCCTCACATCTTGTTTTCCCTTATACTACACACTCTCACTCTGATGAAGAGGAAGGTGATGGTGAAGATGATCTTGATAACACTAAGATGGTTCCTGTTATTGCTAACACCATTTCTTACCAAAGAAGGCAAGCCTTAG TGACGTATCTAGAAAACAATAGAGCTGGGATCACAGTTTATGGATTCATGTTGGATAGATCATATCTCCATACTATTTTTGGAGTCGAGTTATCCTTGGTGCTTTGGTTGCTTAGCAAGACAATAGGtatttcttaa